Proteins from one Porites lutea chromosome 3, jaPorLute2.1, whole genome shotgun sequence genomic window:
- the LOC140932497 gene encoding uncharacterized protein produces MDCFLLVFTALVLQPVWCSSNNVQKYEVTVEACERESGAKRFLKSEWMENAQRFKVSFTGNKEESAARFIYTSDWTSVGTVSGTMQFSLQPVLFPDSFLAVEGKRLVVKNSSIFESFEDKHFFQSSTVTLQYRDAQGNADVIENYKMVRTRSKPVRVLKSSKAGRVSLDKWKTWRDCSTWFKISIVQ; encoded by the exons ATGGACTGTTTTTTGCTG GTATTCACAGCCTTGGTCTTGCAACCCGTATGGTGTAGTTCGAATAATGTACAAAAATACGAGGTCACTGTTGAAGCATGCGAAAGAGAAAGTGGAGCAAAAAGATTCCTTAAGAGCGAATGGATGGAAAATGCGCAGAGGTTCAAAGTTTCCTTCACGGGCAACAAAGAAGAAAGTGCAGCAA GATTTATATACACAAGCGACTGGACCTCGGTCGGCACGGTTAGTGGAACAATGCAGTTTTCTCTTCAACCtgttctttttccagactcttTTCTGGCAGTAGAGGGAAAACGTTTGGTAGTAAAG AACTCATCAATCTTTGAGTCATTTGAGGACAAGCATTTTTTCCAGTCAAGTACAGTTACTCTGCAATACCGTGATGCTCAGGGAAATGCCGATGTCATAGAAAATTACAAGATGGTCAGGACTCGTTCCAAGCCTGTTCGAGTACTCAAAAGCAGCAAGGCTGGGAGGGTATCCTTAGATAAATGGAAGACCTGGAGGGATTGCAGTACTTGgttcaaaatatcaattgtacAGTGA
- the LOC140929248 gene encoding uncharacterized protein: protein MDKTLAKYFVVVVGLILQFHLPGSNSLSCKPVNPDGVYTIKSFKTNKYLKVEWKNNATKLSFTGNPSDCGIYFVPKGNVTRRAFSLYDKTDYYLAVKHGKMVVKKMNPSRRQLGNECLFQTRRINLNYSRGENNNVSEKYKVLVSMSTNNSKYNAIKSNKFGKISLGNWKDCRAWFDVRPKKKELV from the exons ATGGATAAAACACTTGCAAAGTACTTTGTTGTGGTG GTTGGATTGATCCTGCAGTTCCATTTGCCTGGAAGTAATAGTCTATCTTGCAAACCAGTCAATCCTGATGGCGTTTACACCATTAAGTCTTTTAAAACGAACAAATATCTCAAAGTCGAATGGAAGAATAACGCGACTAAGTTGTCCTTTACGGGAAATCCAAGCGACTGTGGCATTT attttgttCCTAAGGGTAATGTCACCAGAAGAGCATTTTCACTTTATGACAAGACAGACTATTATCTAGCTGTAAAACACGGCAAAATGGTTGTGAAG AAGATGAATCCGTCTAGACGGCAGCTTGGGAACGAATGTCTTTTCCAAACGAGGAGAATTAACCTGAATTACAGCCGGGGAGAAAACAATAATGTCTCAGAGAAATATAAAGTTCTTGTTTCCATGTCAACTAACAATTCTAAGTATAACGCGATCAAAAGTAACAAGTTCGGGAAAATTTCTTTGGGAAATTGGAAGGACTGTAGAGCATGGTTTGATGTAAGAcccaagaaaaaagaattagTTTAG